A window from Drosophila subobscura isolate 14011-0131.10 chromosome O, UCBerk_Dsub_1.0, whole genome shotgun sequence encodes these proteins:
- the LOC117899544 gene encoding protein single-minded isoform X3 encodes MDPKNIAKTCAMKEKSKNAARTRREKENTEFCELAKLLPLPAAITSQLDKASVIRLTTSYLKMRQVFPDGLGEAWGSSPAMQRGATIKELGSHLLQTLDGFIFVVAPDGKIMYISETASVHLGLSQVELTGNSIFEYIHSYDQDEMNAILSLHPHMHQHPAAFLNTLQLAQTHTPIGSPNGVQHQTVYGHDRGSHTIEIEKTFFLRMKCVLAKRNAGLTTSGFKVIHCSGYLKARIYPDCGDGQGSLIQNLGLVAVGHSLPSSAITEIKLHQNMFMFRAKLDMKLIFFDARVSQLTGYEPQDLIEKTLYQYIHAADIMAMRCSHQILLYKGQVTTKYYRFLTKGGGWVWVQSYATLVHNSRSSREVFIVSVNYVLSEREVKDLVLNEIQTGVVKREPISPAAQAAAAAAAAAQAVASVPVPVSVAVPVPVPVVVPQCASAVAATPGTPVSLVLSASPKLDPYFEPELPLSVQPQPPNAVTPVTPNNNPSSNNNNNGVWHHHQMQQQQQQQGSSMDHDSLSYTQLYPPLNDLVVSSSSSVGGGTASSAGGGSSASASSSGVYSTEMQYPDTTTGSLYYNNNNHYYYDYDATVDVATSMMRPFSANSNSCSSSSESDRQLSTGNASIVNGTSPSQTTYSDLSHNFELSYFSDNSSQQHQQQQQHLMDHQHLQHQRLQTQQQQQQQQQHQQYQQSPYAMPHHQQQQQQQQQQQQQQQQRVVSDFAESFKSVNAAAAAAAVVATPHYTSVIVEPQHYIPNDFVH; translated from the exons ATGGATCCCAAAA ATATAGCCAAAACGTGTGCCATGaaggagaaaagcaaaaatgctGCACGCACGCGACGTGAAAAGGAAAACACGGAATTCTGCGAATTGGCCAAATTATTGCCACTACCAGCGGCGATTACATCACAGCTGGACAAGGCCTCCGTCATCCGGCTGACCACATCCTATTTGAAAATGCGCCAAGTGTTTCCCGATG GACTCGGCGAAGCTTGGGGCTCCTCGCCGGCCATGCAGCGCGGTGCCACCATCAAGGAACTGGGCTCACATCTGCTGCAGACGCTGGATGGCTTCATCTTTGTGGTGGCGCCGGATGGCAAAATTATGTACATCTCGGAGACGGCCTCCGTGCACTTGGGTCTCAGTCAG GTGGAGCTGACGGGTAACTCCATATTCGAGTACATACACAGCTACGATCAGGACGAGATGAATGCCATACTGTCGCTCCATCCGCACATGCATCAGCATCCA GCCGCCTTTCTCAATACCCTACAGCTCGCACAGACGCACACGCCCATCGGAAGTCCCAATGGTGTACAGCACCAGACTGTCTACGGCCACGATCGCGGCTCGCACACCATTGAGATCGAGAAGACCTTCTTCCTGCGCATGAAGTGTGTTCTGGCCAAGCGGAATGCGGGCCTCACCACCTCCGGCTTTAAG GTGATACATTGCTCTGGCTATCTGAAGGCTCGCATCTATCCCGACTGTGGGGACGGACAGGGCAGCCTGATACAGAACCTCGGCCTGGTGGCCGTTGGTCACTCGCTGCCTTCCTCTGCCATTACAGAAATCAAGCTGCACCAGAACATGTTCATGTTCCGGGCGAAGCTGGACATGAAACTGATCTTCTTCGATGCGCG CGTATCGCAGCTAACCGGATACGAGCCGCAGGACCTCATTGAGAAGACGCTGTACCAGTACATTCATGCCGCGGACATCATGGCCATGCGCTGCTCCCATCAAATCC TGCTGTACAAAGGACAAGTAACCACCAAATATTATCGCTTCCTGACCAAGGGCGGCGGCTGGGTGTGGGTGCAATCCTACGCCACGCTGGTGCACAATTCGCGCTCCTCGCGCGAGGTCTTCATTGTGAGCGTCAACTATGTGCTGAGCGAACGAGAGGTCAAAGACTTGGTGCTGAACGAGATTCAGACGGGCGTGGTGAAGCGGGAGCCCATCTCGCCGGCTGcccaggcggcagcagcagcggcggcagcagcccaagCAGTCGCctccgtgcccgtgcccgtctCAGTggccgtgcccgtgcccgtacCTGTGGTGGTGCCTCAGTGTGCGAGTGCAGTGGCTGCGACGCCGGGCACGCCCGTCAGCCTCGTGCTGAGTGCCAGTCCCAAGTTGGATCCGTACTTTGAGCCGGAACTACCGCTCTCtgtgcagccgcagccgcccaATGCAGTGACGCCCGTGACGCCCAACAATaatcccagcagcaacaacaacaacaacggggTGTGGCACCACCatcagatgcagcagcagcagcaacagcagggcagcagcatggaCCACGACAGCCTCAGCTACACACAACTGTACCCGCCGCTGAACGATCTCGTGGtgagctccagcagcagcgtgggcgGGGGAACAGCATCCAGCGCAGGCGGCGGATCAAGTGCCTCTGCGTCGTCCTCGGGCGTGTACTCCACGGAGATGCAGTACCCAGACACCACGACGGGCAGCCTgtactacaacaacaacaatcactaCTACTACGACTACGATGCCACGGTGGACGTGGCCACCTCCATGATGCGCCCGTTCTCGGCCAACTCGAACAGCTGTTCGAGCAGCTCGGAGAGCGACCGTCAGCTGTCCACGGGCAATGCGTCAATCGTGAATGGGACTTCGCCCTCCCAAACCACCTACAGCGATCTGAGCCACAACTTTGAGCTGAGCTACTTCTCAGACAACAGTtcccagcagcatcagcagcaacagcaacatctgATGGATCATCAGCACCTGCAGCATCAGCGACTGCAgacgcaacagcaacagcagcagcagcagcaacaccaacaatacCAACAGTCACCGTACGCCATGCcacaccaccaacaacagcagcagcaacagcagcaacaacagcagcagcagcagcagcgcgtgGTCAGCGACTTTGCAGAGAGCTTTAAGAGCGTGAAtgcagctgcggcggcagcggcggttGTGGCCACGCCCCATTACACCAGTGTGATTGTGGAGCCGCAGCACTATATACCCAACGATTTTGTGCATTAG
- the LOC117899544 gene encoding protein single-minded isoform X1, with product MTNQRKVRRDSYESRLHDIAKTCAMKEKSKNAARTRREKENTEFCELAKLLPLPAAITSQLDKASVIRLTTSYLKMRQVFPDGLGEAWGSSPAMQRGATIKELGSHLLQTLDGFIFVVAPDGKIMYISETASVHLGLSQVELTGNSIFEYIHSYDQDEMNAILSLHPHMHQHPAAFLNTLQLAQTHTPIGSPNGVQHQTVYGHDRGSHTIEIEKTFFLRMKCVLAKRNAGLTTSGFKVIHCSGYLKARIYPDCGDGQGSLIQNLGLVAVGHSLPSSAITEIKLHQNMFMFRAKLDMKLIFFDARVSQLTGYEPQDLIEKTLYQYIHAADIMAMRCSHQILLYKGQVTTKYYRFLTKGGGWVWVQSYATLVHNSRSSREVFIVSVNYVLSEREVKDLVLNEIQTGVVKREPISPAAQAAAAAAAAAQAVASVPVPVSVAVPVPVPVVVPQCASAVAATPGTPVSLVLSASPKLDPYFEPELPLSVQPQPPNAVTPVTPNNNPSSNNNNNGVWHHHQMQQQQQQQGSSMDHDSLSYTQLYPPLNDLVVSSSSSVGGGTASSAGGGSSASASSSGVYSTEMQYPDTTTGSLYYNNNNHYYYDYDATVDVATSMMRPFSANSNSCSSSSESDRQLSTGNASIVNGTSPSQTTYSDLSHNFELSYFSDNSSQQHQQQQQHLMDHQHLQHQRLQTQQQQQQQQQHQQYQQSPYAMPHHQQQQQQQQQQQQQQQQRVVSDFAESFKSVNAAAAAAAVVATPHYTSVIVEPQHYIPNDFVH from the exons ATGACAAACCAACGCAAAGTGCGCAGAGATTCCTACGAGAGTAGATTGCACG ATATAGCCAAAACGTGTGCCATGaaggagaaaagcaaaaatgctGCACGCACGCGACGTGAAAAGGAAAACACGGAATTCTGCGAATTGGCCAAATTATTGCCACTACCAGCGGCGATTACATCACAGCTGGACAAGGCCTCCGTCATCCGGCTGACCACATCCTATTTGAAAATGCGCCAAGTGTTTCCCGATG GACTCGGCGAAGCTTGGGGCTCCTCGCCGGCCATGCAGCGCGGTGCCACCATCAAGGAACTGGGCTCACATCTGCTGCAGACGCTGGATGGCTTCATCTTTGTGGTGGCGCCGGATGGCAAAATTATGTACATCTCGGAGACGGCCTCCGTGCACTTGGGTCTCAGTCAG GTGGAGCTGACGGGTAACTCCATATTCGAGTACATACACAGCTACGATCAGGACGAGATGAATGCCATACTGTCGCTCCATCCGCACATGCATCAGCATCCA GCCGCCTTTCTCAATACCCTACAGCTCGCACAGACGCACACGCCCATCGGAAGTCCCAATGGTGTACAGCACCAGACTGTCTACGGCCACGATCGCGGCTCGCACACCATTGAGATCGAGAAGACCTTCTTCCTGCGCATGAAGTGTGTTCTGGCCAAGCGGAATGCGGGCCTCACCACCTCCGGCTTTAAG GTGATACATTGCTCTGGCTATCTGAAGGCTCGCATCTATCCCGACTGTGGGGACGGACAGGGCAGCCTGATACAGAACCTCGGCCTGGTGGCCGTTGGTCACTCGCTGCCTTCCTCTGCCATTACAGAAATCAAGCTGCACCAGAACATGTTCATGTTCCGGGCGAAGCTGGACATGAAACTGATCTTCTTCGATGCGCG CGTATCGCAGCTAACCGGATACGAGCCGCAGGACCTCATTGAGAAGACGCTGTACCAGTACATTCATGCCGCGGACATCATGGCCATGCGCTGCTCCCATCAAATCC TGCTGTACAAAGGACAAGTAACCACCAAATATTATCGCTTCCTGACCAAGGGCGGCGGCTGGGTGTGGGTGCAATCCTACGCCACGCTGGTGCACAATTCGCGCTCCTCGCGCGAGGTCTTCATTGTGAGCGTCAACTATGTGCTGAGCGAACGAGAGGTCAAAGACTTGGTGCTGAACGAGATTCAGACGGGCGTGGTGAAGCGGGAGCCCATCTCGCCGGCTGcccaggcggcagcagcagcggcggcagcagcccaagCAGTCGCctccgtgcccgtgcccgtctCAGTggccgtgcccgtgcccgtacCTGTGGTGGTGCCTCAGTGTGCGAGTGCAGTGGCTGCGACGCCGGGCACGCCCGTCAGCCTCGTGCTGAGTGCCAGTCCCAAGTTGGATCCGTACTTTGAGCCGGAACTACCGCTCTCtgtgcagccgcagccgcccaATGCAGTGACGCCCGTGACGCCCAACAATaatcccagcagcaacaacaacaacaacggggTGTGGCACCACCatcagatgcagcagcagcagcaacagcagggcagcagcatggaCCACGACAGCCTCAGCTACACACAACTGTACCCGCCGCTGAACGATCTCGTGGtgagctccagcagcagcgtgggcgGGGGAACAGCATCCAGCGCAGGCGGCGGATCAAGTGCCTCTGCGTCGTCCTCGGGCGTGTACTCCACGGAGATGCAGTACCCAGACACCACGACGGGCAGCCTgtactacaacaacaacaatcactaCTACTACGACTACGATGCCACGGTGGACGTGGCCACCTCCATGATGCGCCCGTTCTCGGCCAACTCGAACAGCTGTTCGAGCAGCTCGGAGAGCGACCGTCAGCTGTCCACGGGCAATGCGTCAATCGTGAATGGGACTTCGCCCTCCCAAACCACCTACAGCGATCTGAGCCACAACTTTGAGCTGAGCTACTTCTCAGACAACAGTtcccagcagcatcagcagcaacagcaacatctgATGGATCATCAGCACCTGCAGCATCAGCGACTGCAgacgcaacagcaacagcagcagcagcagcaacaccaacaatacCAACAGTCACCGTACGCCATGCcacaccaccaacaacagcagcagcaacagcagcaacaacagcagcagcagcagcagcgcgtgGTCAGCGACTTTGCAGAGAGCTTTAAGAGCGTGAAtgcagctgcggcggcagcggcggttGTGGCCACGCCCCATTACACCAGTGTGATTGTGGAGCCGCAGCACTATATACCCAACGATTTTGTGCATTAG
- the LOC117899544 gene encoding protein single-minded isoform X2, producing MTNQRKVRRDSYESRLHDIAKTCAMKEKSKNAARTRREKENTEFCELAKLLPLPAAITSQLDKASVIRLTTSYLKMRQVFPDGLGEAWGSSPAMQRGATIKELGSHLLQTLDGFIFVVAPDGKIMYISETASVHLGLSQVELTGNSIFEYIHSYDQDEMNAILSLHPHMHQHPLAQTHTPIGSPNGVQHQTVYGHDRGSHTIEIEKTFFLRMKCVLAKRNAGLTTSGFKVIHCSGYLKARIYPDCGDGQGSLIQNLGLVAVGHSLPSSAITEIKLHQNMFMFRAKLDMKLIFFDARVSQLTGYEPQDLIEKTLYQYIHAADIMAMRCSHQILLYKGQVTTKYYRFLTKGGGWVWVQSYATLVHNSRSSREVFIVSVNYVLSEREVKDLVLNEIQTGVVKREPISPAAQAAAAAAAAAQAVASVPVPVSVAVPVPVPVVVPQCASAVAATPGTPVSLVLSASPKLDPYFEPELPLSVQPQPPNAVTPVTPNNNPSSNNNNNGVWHHHQMQQQQQQQGSSMDHDSLSYTQLYPPLNDLVVSSSSSVGGGTASSAGGGSSASASSSGVYSTEMQYPDTTTGSLYYNNNNHYYYDYDATVDVATSMMRPFSANSNSCSSSSESDRQLSTGNASIVNGTSPSQTTYSDLSHNFELSYFSDNSSQQHQQQQQHLMDHQHLQHQRLQTQQQQQQQQQHQQYQQSPYAMPHHQQQQQQQQQQQQQQQQRVVSDFAESFKSVNAAAAAAAVVATPHYTSVIVEPQHYIPNDFVH from the exons ATGACAAACCAACGCAAAGTGCGCAGAGATTCCTACGAGAGTAGATTGCACG ATATAGCCAAAACGTGTGCCATGaaggagaaaagcaaaaatgctGCACGCACGCGACGTGAAAAGGAAAACACGGAATTCTGCGAATTGGCCAAATTATTGCCACTACCAGCGGCGATTACATCACAGCTGGACAAGGCCTCCGTCATCCGGCTGACCACATCCTATTTGAAAATGCGCCAAGTGTTTCCCGATG GACTCGGCGAAGCTTGGGGCTCCTCGCCGGCCATGCAGCGCGGTGCCACCATCAAGGAACTGGGCTCACATCTGCTGCAGACGCTGGATGGCTTCATCTTTGTGGTGGCGCCGGATGGCAAAATTATGTACATCTCGGAGACGGCCTCCGTGCACTTGGGTCTCAGTCAG GTGGAGCTGACGGGTAACTCCATATTCGAGTACATACACAGCTACGATCAGGACGAGATGAATGCCATACTGTCGCTCCATCCGCACATGCATCAGCATCCA CTCGCACAGACGCACACGCCCATCGGAAGTCCCAATGGTGTACAGCACCAGACTGTCTACGGCCACGATCGCGGCTCGCACACCATTGAGATCGAGAAGACCTTCTTCCTGCGCATGAAGTGTGTTCTGGCCAAGCGGAATGCGGGCCTCACCACCTCCGGCTTTAAG GTGATACATTGCTCTGGCTATCTGAAGGCTCGCATCTATCCCGACTGTGGGGACGGACAGGGCAGCCTGATACAGAACCTCGGCCTGGTGGCCGTTGGTCACTCGCTGCCTTCCTCTGCCATTACAGAAATCAAGCTGCACCAGAACATGTTCATGTTCCGGGCGAAGCTGGACATGAAACTGATCTTCTTCGATGCGCG CGTATCGCAGCTAACCGGATACGAGCCGCAGGACCTCATTGAGAAGACGCTGTACCAGTACATTCATGCCGCGGACATCATGGCCATGCGCTGCTCCCATCAAATCC TGCTGTACAAAGGACAAGTAACCACCAAATATTATCGCTTCCTGACCAAGGGCGGCGGCTGGGTGTGGGTGCAATCCTACGCCACGCTGGTGCACAATTCGCGCTCCTCGCGCGAGGTCTTCATTGTGAGCGTCAACTATGTGCTGAGCGAACGAGAGGTCAAAGACTTGGTGCTGAACGAGATTCAGACGGGCGTGGTGAAGCGGGAGCCCATCTCGCCGGCTGcccaggcggcagcagcagcggcggcagcagcccaagCAGTCGCctccgtgcccgtgcccgtctCAGTggccgtgcccgtgcccgtacCTGTGGTGGTGCCTCAGTGTGCGAGTGCAGTGGCTGCGACGCCGGGCACGCCCGTCAGCCTCGTGCTGAGTGCCAGTCCCAAGTTGGATCCGTACTTTGAGCCGGAACTACCGCTCTCtgtgcagccgcagccgcccaATGCAGTGACGCCCGTGACGCCCAACAATaatcccagcagcaacaacaacaacaacggggTGTGGCACCACCatcagatgcagcagcagcagcaacagcagggcagcagcatggaCCACGACAGCCTCAGCTACACACAACTGTACCCGCCGCTGAACGATCTCGTGGtgagctccagcagcagcgtgggcgGGGGAACAGCATCCAGCGCAGGCGGCGGATCAAGTGCCTCTGCGTCGTCCTCGGGCGTGTACTCCACGGAGATGCAGTACCCAGACACCACGACGGGCAGCCTgtactacaacaacaacaatcactaCTACTACGACTACGATGCCACGGTGGACGTGGCCACCTCCATGATGCGCCCGTTCTCGGCCAACTCGAACAGCTGTTCGAGCAGCTCGGAGAGCGACCGTCAGCTGTCCACGGGCAATGCGTCAATCGTGAATGGGACTTCGCCCTCCCAAACCACCTACAGCGATCTGAGCCACAACTTTGAGCTGAGCTACTTCTCAGACAACAGTtcccagcagcatcagcagcaacagcaacatctgATGGATCATCAGCACCTGCAGCATCAGCGACTGCAgacgcaacagcaacagcagcagcagcagcaacaccaacaatacCAACAGTCACCGTACGCCATGCcacaccaccaacaacagcagcagcaacagcagcaacaacagcagcagcagcagcagcgcgtgGTCAGCGACTTTGCAGAGAGCTTTAAGAGCGTGAAtgcagctgcggcggcagcggcggttGTGGCCACGCCCCATTACACCAGTGTGATTGTGGAGCCGCAGCACTATATACCCAACGATTTTGTGCATTAG
- the LOC117899544 gene encoding protein single-minded isoform X4 — MKEKSKNAARTRREKENTEFCELAKLLPLPAAITSQLDKASVIRLTTSYLKMRQVFPDGLGEAWGSSPAMQRGATIKELGSHLLQTLDGFIFVVAPDGKIMYISETASVHLGLSQVELTGNSIFEYIHSYDQDEMNAILSLHPHMHQHPAAFLNTLQLAQTHTPIGSPNGVQHQTVYGHDRGSHTIEIEKTFFLRMKCVLAKRNAGLTTSGFKVIHCSGYLKARIYPDCGDGQGSLIQNLGLVAVGHSLPSSAITEIKLHQNMFMFRAKLDMKLIFFDARVSQLTGYEPQDLIEKTLYQYIHAADIMAMRCSHQILLYKGQVTTKYYRFLTKGGGWVWVQSYATLVHNSRSSREVFIVSVNYVLSEREVKDLVLNEIQTGVVKREPISPAAQAAAAAAAAAQAVASVPVPVSVAVPVPVPVVVPQCASAVAATPGTPVSLVLSASPKLDPYFEPELPLSVQPQPPNAVTPVTPNNNPSSNNNNNGVWHHHQMQQQQQQQGSSMDHDSLSYTQLYPPLNDLVVSSSSSVGGGTASSAGGGSSASASSSGVYSTEMQYPDTTTGSLYYNNNNHYYYDYDATVDVATSMMRPFSANSNSCSSSSESDRQLSTGNASIVNGTSPSQTTYSDLSHNFELSYFSDNSSQQHQQQQQHLMDHQHLQHQRLQTQQQQQQQQQHQQYQQSPYAMPHHQQQQQQQQQQQQQQQQRVVSDFAESFKSVNAAAAAAAVVATPHYTSVIVEPQHYIPNDFVH, encoded by the exons ATGaaggagaaaagcaaaaatgctGCACGCACGCGACGTGAAAAGGAAAACACGGAATTCTGCGAATTGGCCAAATTATTGCCACTACCAGCGGCGATTACATCACAGCTGGACAAGGCCTCCGTCATCCGGCTGACCACATCCTATTTGAAAATGCGCCAAGTGTTTCCCGATG GACTCGGCGAAGCTTGGGGCTCCTCGCCGGCCATGCAGCGCGGTGCCACCATCAAGGAACTGGGCTCACATCTGCTGCAGACGCTGGATGGCTTCATCTTTGTGGTGGCGCCGGATGGCAAAATTATGTACATCTCGGAGACGGCCTCCGTGCACTTGGGTCTCAGTCAG GTGGAGCTGACGGGTAACTCCATATTCGAGTACATACACAGCTACGATCAGGACGAGATGAATGCCATACTGTCGCTCCATCCGCACATGCATCAGCATCCA GCCGCCTTTCTCAATACCCTACAGCTCGCACAGACGCACACGCCCATCGGAAGTCCCAATGGTGTACAGCACCAGACTGTCTACGGCCACGATCGCGGCTCGCACACCATTGAGATCGAGAAGACCTTCTTCCTGCGCATGAAGTGTGTTCTGGCCAAGCGGAATGCGGGCCTCACCACCTCCGGCTTTAAG GTGATACATTGCTCTGGCTATCTGAAGGCTCGCATCTATCCCGACTGTGGGGACGGACAGGGCAGCCTGATACAGAACCTCGGCCTGGTGGCCGTTGGTCACTCGCTGCCTTCCTCTGCCATTACAGAAATCAAGCTGCACCAGAACATGTTCATGTTCCGGGCGAAGCTGGACATGAAACTGATCTTCTTCGATGCGCG CGTATCGCAGCTAACCGGATACGAGCCGCAGGACCTCATTGAGAAGACGCTGTACCAGTACATTCATGCCGCGGACATCATGGCCATGCGCTGCTCCCATCAAATCC TGCTGTACAAAGGACAAGTAACCACCAAATATTATCGCTTCCTGACCAAGGGCGGCGGCTGGGTGTGGGTGCAATCCTACGCCACGCTGGTGCACAATTCGCGCTCCTCGCGCGAGGTCTTCATTGTGAGCGTCAACTATGTGCTGAGCGAACGAGAGGTCAAAGACTTGGTGCTGAACGAGATTCAGACGGGCGTGGTGAAGCGGGAGCCCATCTCGCCGGCTGcccaggcggcagcagcagcggcggcagcagcccaagCAGTCGCctccgtgcccgtgcccgtctCAGTggccgtgcccgtgcccgtacCTGTGGTGGTGCCTCAGTGTGCGAGTGCAGTGGCTGCGACGCCGGGCACGCCCGTCAGCCTCGTGCTGAGTGCCAGTCCCAAGTTGGATCCGTACTTTGAGCCGGAACTACCGCTCTCtgtgcagccgcagccgcccaATGCAGTGACGCCCGTGACGCCCAACAATaatcccagcagcaacaacaacaacaacggggTGTGGCACCACCatcagatgcagcagcagcagcaacagcagggcagcagcatggaCCACGACAGCCTCAGCTACACACAACTGTACCCGCCGCTGAACGATCTCGTGGtgagctccagcagcagcgtgggcgGGGGAACAGCATCCAGCGCAGGCGGCGGATCAAGTGCCTCTGCGTCGTCCTCGGGCGTGTACTCCACGGAGATGCAGTACCCAGACACCACGACGGGCAGCCTgtactacaacaacaacaatcactaCTACTACGACTACGATGCCACGGTGGACGTGGCCACCTCCATGATGCGCCCGTTCTCGGCCAACTCGAACAGCTGTTCGAGCAGCTCGGAGAGCGACCGTCAGCTGTCCACGGGCAATGCGTCAATCGTGAATGGGACTTCGCCCTCCCAAACCACCTACAGCGATCTGAGCCACAACTTTGAGCTGAGCTACTTCTCAGACAACAGTtcccagcagcatcagcagcaacagcaacatctgATGGATCATCAGCACCTGCAGCATCAGCGACTGCAgacgcaacagcaacagcagcagcagcagcaacaccaacaatacCAACAGTCACCGTACGCCATGCcacaccaccaacaacagcagcagcaacagcagcaacaacagcagcagcagcagcagcgcgtgGTCAGCGACTTTGCAGAGAGCTTTAAGAGCGTGAAtgcagctgcggcggcagcggcggttGTGGCCACGCCCCATTACACCAGTGTGATTGTGGAGCCGCAGCACTATATACCCAACGATTTTGTGCATTAG